DNA sequence from the Romeriopsis navalis LEGE 11480 genome:
CATCTCCTGGGAAACCAAGATGTTGCAGTGGGAGTATGACCCTGCGGATGGTGAAATCCGGGCCATTATTGAATTTCCGCTCGAAGATGCGGAGTTGACGGAGCGGCAGTTTAATCGTTGTCTCTATAGTTTGGTGCAATTAGTTGATGAGTTGGCCTTGCCTCGCTTGCAGATGGTGATGGATACCGGCGAAGATCCCGGCGACGTGCATGAGGGTGAGCGGCTCTTGTTACAACTTGAAACGGAGTCACCGGGTTTACTCTCGTTGCTCGAAAAGGCAATGGAAGCGCGGAAGCGCCGTGGCCGACTGATGTTAGATGATGACTTAGTCTAATTCTGCTTGAGTTGCTCGTTGTCACGACTGTAGATCTTCCATGCACCTAAAATTTCGGCTATTTGAATCACCCACGGCTTTCCGGCTATTACTCTTAGCGTTGTTAATGGCGATGATTGGCTTTATCGCTTGGTTGATGATGATATGGATGCCGGGAACCAGCTACGCTGGTGAACTGCCGGTGCTCAATCCGCTCCAAGCTGAATTGCGTAATGGTCTTCGCCGCAATGTGGAAATGTTAGCCACGACGATCGGGCCGCGTAATGTGCAGCATCCCGAAAATATGCAGAAAGCCAGTCAATTTCTGTTTAAAGAGTTGGAGGATATGGGCTATGTCGTAGAGCGGCAAGCCTATAAAGCCCTGGATCAAACCTTTGAGAATTTGATTGTGGAAGTGCCAGGTAAGTCGCGCCCGAAGGACGTGATCGTGGTGGGCGCGCATTATGATTCAGCTTACAAGTCGCCAGCTGCAAATGATAATGGCTCTGGGGTAGCGGCAACCCTTGAGTTAGCCCGTTCCTATATGGGGCGCAAGCCTTCTCGCACGGTCCGATTTGCGTTTTTTGCCAATGAAGAGCCGCCCTTTAATTGGACGAAGGATATGGGGAGCTTGGTGTATGCCAAGAGTCTTAAGGCCCGAGAAGAAAACATTGT
Encoded proteins:
- a CDS encoding M28 family peptidase; translation: MHLKFRLFESPTAFRLLLLALLMAMIGFIAWLMMIWMPGTSYAGELPVLNPLQAELRNGLRRNVEMLATTIGPRNVQHPENMQKASQFLFKELEDMGYVVERQAYKALDQTFENLIVEVPGKSRPKDVIVVGAHYDSAYKSPAANDNGSGVAATLELARSYMGRKPSRTVRFAFFANEEPPFNWTKDMGSLVYAKSLKAREENIVGMFSLETIGYYSDQPNTQRYPQPLDKLYPTTGNFVAFVSNIASRELLRGSIRSFRHHAQFPSEGAALPNSLPGVGWSDHWSFWQVGYPGVMITDTATFRYPYYHTEQDTPDKLDYDRLTLVVSGVEKMLGDLVGAPV